The bacterium genomic sequence GGCGATAGCCGCTGATCGACGGTTTGTTCGCGTTCGTCGCGGCGCAACCCGCGGAAAGGATCAAGAGCGCCGAAAGCGCGGCGATCGTCGTCGTTTTCATCTCACAGCTCCACTTGCGCGGTGTGCGCATCGACGATGCGCGCCTTGAGCACCGCGCCCGAGTCCAGATTCCTCACCTCGGTCGTTTCACCCGCGCCGCCCTGCTCCATCACGACCGCGATGGCGGACACGCGCACCGCGCCGATGTCGGCGACGAGCGTGACGAGATCGCCCTTTTTCACGATCGGTGCCGGCGTGATGGCGCCCCTGGCGAGCACCTCGCCCGAGGCGATCGCCCGGTCCGCGACGCGGCCGACCGCGTGCGAAAGATCGCGGATCTCGCTTCCGCGAACGCGCCGCGCGGGCACCATGCGCGTTTCGAGGTCGTCGCGGCTGATCGAATCCCCGCGCGCGATCGTGTGCCGCGCGACGAGGATCGTCGCCGGCGCGTCCACCAGCACGCGTACGCGGGTTGTTTTCTCGAACCCTTCGGCGCGCGCCGTGACGGCGACGGTGTGATAGCCGGGCGCATACCGCTCGGCGTCATCGACGACAAACAGCTCGACGTCGCCCGCGGGCGCCAGAAGCGAACGCACGCGGCCGGCGACGCTTGCCTCGCCCTCGCCCGCCTTGCGTTCGCGCACGTGCGCGAGAACCAGGTCGGCGATCGTTTCCGGCGCGATCGTGCGCGAGGCGCGCGTCACGCGGATCGACGCGGGCGCGGCCACCGCGGCGTCGCCCGCTCCGGCCTGACGGATGCGCGCGGCGACAAACGACCCCGACAGGCGGCCTTTGACGCCAAGCGACGGCGCCTTGCAAAGAAAGGTGTCGGCGATATCGCGCGGCAGGCCGTCGGCCACGTCGCCCAGGCGAACCACGTCGGCGTTGACCACGATTTCGTCGTGGACGCCGATCGGATCGCCGCTCGCGTGGGAAACGATCGCCAACAGCATCGCGGCGGCGATG encodes the following:
- the flgA gene encoding flagellar basal body P-ring formation chaperone FlgA, whose translation is MKANGGLIRLRTEREILEGFRPRAVRPYARLAFAAVIAAAMLLAIVSHASGDPIGVHDEIVVNADVVRLGDVADGLPRDIADTFLCKAPSLGVKGRLSGSFVAARIRQAGAGDAAVAAPASIRVTRASRTIAPETIADLVLAHVRERKAGEGEASVAGRVRSLLAPAGDVELFVVDDAERYAPGYHTVAVTARAEGFEKTTRVRVLVDAPATILVARHTIARGDSISRDDLETRMVPARRVRGSEIRDLSHAVGRVADRAIASGEVLARGAITPAPIVKKGDLVTLVADIGAVRVSAIAVVMEQGGAGETTEVRNLDSGAVLKARIVDAHTAQVEL